TTCAAGATAACCTGATGATTGCAAGTGATCGGTTCTGGTTCATCTGTACCATTACTCAGAGTTTTAGactttttgtaacatttagCTATTTTCCAGAGTGCAGGATTTGAATGGAAGAAGACCACTTTAGATGTGTCTGAAAACACTCCCTTGTTCACTCATTCACTATTTCCTATAAGAGAGGTTCTAATCAGGCGGTTGGAACCGCAACAAGAGAAGATGATTTCCTGGTATAACTAAGTAAAGTATTCAAATGGATGTCCAAGCTGGGGATATACATAGTAACACCCCTAAGATTATAGACCCTGAATAATTGACTTAATTATAGTAATAGTGCACAGtaaattgacattttggggCACTAGTGAATACATTTCCCAACAATTGTTTGCCAATTGGggtagttaaataaaaaaagtggatGATTTGCACTATGTAATAAAGTGAGTGACATCGGACACAGACCATGTGTAATGTGAAATTTGGACCTAAACAGCCCATTGTTGGTCCACAGTGaaacatttctgcttttatatttcTGCAAGCAATGCATGTTTATTAGAATTTGTTGTATGGTGAAAAAGCTGGATTCTGGTTTTCATCacatattgtactgtaaaaGTTGTAACTGCAATATTGATATATTCAAAATTCATGTaaagagacatttattttaaacttcatcaatatgtattatatgtatgtgattaaaataacttttcctTTCTCTAACAATTTAGGAACATGTACTTGCAAACATGACTCATCCTATTTTTTGTGTAGAAAGACACCCGAGGTAAAAGGACATAGAAAAAATAACATAGAAGTTAGGGAAATGCATTGTGAAAAAGACGCTTCCCTGTAATATTCACGTCATCatactacagtttttttgttttttgaaaagtgaTTTGAGCATAAAGTGCATGTACGGAATGTTGAGATTGAGAAGAGAGAAGATTGTTTGACGATTTGAGTGCAATAAGGAACTACTTCAACCCCCCCGGTTACAACAGACCTAACACCCTGACAACAGAAACAGTGAGGTAATAGGGACAATAAAAGAGAGAAGTAAGGAAATTGAGAAACCGGCTACATTTCCtgttgcagctgctgcaggagaTGGCATGCCGCTGATTCTCTCCTTTAAGAAGGACCTGTATCTTGAAGTTTTGGCAAAGATCTGAACATCAGCGTGGCCTGATTTACTTCCACTCATTGTTACAACGGCCTCCTTGAACCAAGATAAGTCCGGCTCACACAGCAGAGGGCTGTCCTGATCCCCCTGCAAGTATAAAAACAGTCCTGACGCTCCTGATGTGGAAATGCCCGGATGGGGCAGACATGATGACTGAAATGATTTATTGAACTGAATAATCAATGTTGGTAGGAAGCATCTGGATGATGTGAAAGTTTAAAGATTAAGTTGGTTCAATGTTCATTATGCGGTACATAAGAAACAATATGACATGCTTTGTATACTCTGAACACTGCTGTAGTCAGGATACTTACATTCAGCACTTGGTGCTGTGGATCCTTGAGCTGTAGTTGTGGCCGGTTGTGCAGTggtaatagtaatagtagtagtgaCAGGAGGTGGCAGACCAGGACAGGTGTAGCTGCTGTCACCATGCAGCCCCCTGCAGGTGACCTGGACAAAATCTGGCTTATCAAAGCTGATGTAGGAGTTGATCCAGGACTGATATCTGGACACTCTGAACTAGACTCCCGGCAGATTGGGCCGAGCAAACCCAAAACCAAAACTGACAATTCCAGACTGGATCCAGACAGAGCCCTGCTGGTTCACCATTGGACCTCCCGAGACACCCTGAAGAGTTTGAGAGGAGACGTCTGAGGATTTCATAAAATCCTAAACACGTTTAACAACAAGTGACGTATTCAGAAGCAGGCTACCTGACATGAGTCTTTGCCCCCTGCCAGAACACCAGCACAGATCATGTTGTCTGTGATTGTACCGACTCCATTGAGACACTTACACTGTCTGTATCCTTGAACTGGCACCTTCACTTCTTGAAGAGTTTTAGGGAACGGTAATgacactgaaaaataaaaaagacagaacaaaaacagtGCTTTTTAAGTAATTAAGTAACTTAGCCTGAAAGATACATGCATAAGCGTCGTTCTAGCTCATTAGGTTTTGAAGGAAATGTTTTGCTAACTTtacagaaacttaaaaaaacaggttttccTCATTTCATCAAATCATATATAGTGATCCACAGAGAGACAGTCCTCAAAGCCTGCTATAAATTATTCCTCACCTCCCTCCTTGAGTACGCTGATTCTCACCCTCTATTGGtcatggatctttttttttttttattccatccTTATTTAATAAAGAACAAATGGGggcttgtaaatgtaaatgtgctgaatttatatagcgcttttctagtcttaacgactactcaaagcgcttttacaccttacaggatacattcacgcACATGTTGTACACTGTTGCCGAGGCTGTCgtgcaaggtgccacctgctcatcagataaacaatTACAACTctaggttcagtgtcttgcttaaggacactttgacacgGGACTGCAgtgccagggattgaaccaccaaccttcggattggcaggcaaccgctctaccactgagccaaaggCGCTCCCCTGCTTGTGTCACCCACCTGGAGAAGCAGTGAGCGACAGACATCACCCACTGTCTGTTGATGAGGGAACCACCACAAACATGGCTGTGAAATCCATGCAGACTAACCTGCCGGGGCCACCTTCCAGCTGGAGCGTCTTTGCCTCCACCTATCCTGGTGTTGAGTGGAGCAAtgccacatactgtaaaaaaggATCAGTAGGGCTAGATTTCAGAATCAAATTCAGTCAAGACACTTCAATTAATTATTCATCAAGTTTGCTTCCCAGGTTTTTACTGTGATAAAATGTGCTCAAAGTTAATACACTGAATTTGGAAAACCTCATTGAAATGTAAAGGCAACAATCTAGACATTTAAACAGATATTACATGTTTTCAACTCACCATTAAGCTGAGCATGTGTTTCTGGAAAAGAGACACCACAAATGGGTTAGTTATCAATGTTAGTAGTGTGTGATGTTTCCAAGCAAATTTCccaaaacaatagaaacaatttatgtttcttttgttgcCCAATAACAAGAAAGCGTCATATCGAAACAATTACACATACCACTTTCTAATATAGCTTTGTTATAACAACATTATAAGTAAGCCATGGCTTGATTGGTGCTTCATAAATCATGCACTTATGCTTTttctttggtttggtttggtaaAGCCATTATCATTCCATccattaatacatgttttttgcaccatttaaatatttaatatattgtcATAACTGGTGCAGAATGTTCATGGTTGTGTATTGGAGGGATTTTCCTGACCAACTTTAGctaaagagaaaaaatgtagtttaatatttgtttataatTAATAGTCATTAATTTGAAGTTATAAACTTACATAACTTAcaacatatatatttaaacaagCTATAAAATGATTAGTAGTTATCTCGTAATTCTACAGTATGTCTTTTAATTTATAGCTCCACAATAACATGGAGGGATATGAGTGTATTGATGTATGTATTAATGAGTGGCTCCACCAGATCCCACAGTGCAGCAGGGTATGGGATAGAAATGGACACTTAAACCATTCTACACCTGTGCTCATCATTCTCCAGTATCGCTAACCCAGTCAGGTACATTTTAGTTCCATTTAGCTTTGTACAAATTCATATGGAACTGTTATTTTGTCTTGAAAAATTATCCAAATAACAcccaaataaatataaaaatctcagaaaaaatATTCTTCTAGGGGATTTCCCTttgtaattgtaaataaatccatccatccatccatccatccatccatccatccatctatatatatatatatacacacacctaccatttaaaaacatacaggTTTGTCAAtgaaatcctcacatttaacaTTCAGCCACTCTGTTTCAAATATACTCAGCACTTCACCTTTATTGAGGTGTCCATGTTCACAAAACAAGATCCTAAAGCATTAAAAGTCCTATTTACAGCCAGGTGGATACATTTGGAGTTGGTTTCTTGGTAGGCATTCCCTCATACAATATATTTAACAATTGTGCCAGCATCTGCAGCTCAACATTTTACTAAACTTGacttttactgtatattgttattGTCTCATGTGTTATCATGACATACTAATATGTACTATTGAATTTGAACCTTTTGGAATGGATGGTTAAATTAAATTCATATTAAACACAAATGAATGAAGTCCAGCATGTCTTACTTAATTTCTAGTGCTGGAAGATGTAACCTTAAAGCACACTAAAGtgcaaacattgtttttgctcatcatttttaaagcagCCTTGTCATGGTGATATGAGGGATTAAACATAAACTGACAGAGTCACTGGTTATAAGGAATAATGCACTTTTGTGTCAGACTACTGTTGAGGAGGGAGaaaataaagtatattttatcttatcttaaaatgCAAATAGGCCTACATAGTACTTAACCTATCTACAGTAATTGCTGCATCTGCAGCATTCATCTGCAAGTTAAAGCATAACTCTCACCAAAAAGCAACGTAGGTTCTTTTTGTGCATACACTTGAGTCAAAATTTCgtttcaaattatatttaggACGGAAGCGCCAATTTTAAGATTTACCATATTTTCGCCCTTTGAATAGGCGAGCCATGGGCACTTTTATGCTAGTCTAAGggcaatataataataatatatatacatatatagccCCACTGACAGTCACGTGAATCGTTTTTACAATAAATTgtcatgttaaaataataacagtattCGACTGAACAGCAATTTGTACctgttaacaacaacaacaataaggtAAATAAATACTGCTGAGTGGACAGAAAAGGCTCCTGGACTAATAAATCCTGGCTGTTGGGCTGGTCAGGAGCAGGTTAGCTGCATGGAATAAATCTAATTTAGGtgcctctgcttttgtgaaGCCGATTCAAGGTTTAAATCATCCAGAATAACTGGGAAATCACGGCTTAATCCGCTATAGGTTTTGTGAAATAGCCCTCTGTTCTAACACTCAATGAACACTTAGCTAAAGCAGTAGGATTTGTGGTGCCCTTCATCTTAAAGTTGGGGTAGGCCTATAACTGTAAAATATCTAGCTATTCCTTTAGGTTGATGTATGGCTTACATTtggttaaaatgtgaaaataaagcaGAGTTTTACTTTAGGGGGTGTGTTATTTTTAGTTATACCTTTAATGTTACTACTATAGCTACATCTGGCTGATGTATCCACATTTACCATAACTGTGCATTAGGCTCCATCTACTGGTTAGACTGGGTAATTGTATGTCTCTGGACTGCTTGGCACATACTAATTTACTAATaattgtaatgtactgtattgaTCCCCaggggggaaattacaattttagaTTTCTAGACTAATCCTccatttttcagatttttgtttgtcttcacaATCTAGGTCTAAATCTGACCAAGACAAGAGACTCAAAAGTGTGTAATCAGCATTACAAAtttatacacaaacaaacatttataaacaaaacaaaaaaagactgttGCTTTAGCGAGTTTCtctaaaaataattgtatagaTCTTCTGATCTAGCCCTGTTTATCTGAAAAGTCTTCCAAGGTGTAAACAATGCATAAGTACTGTGGTAGagaatagtctttttttcttttctttttttattagatcAAGCTCGGCTTCAGCTCCACACAAAAAAGGTGTTGAAGTATCACTTTCTATCCAGCCTTTTCCTTCATTGATTCAATCGCTTTCCTACGTTTCTGGTTGGTGAAGAGCAACGCAAAGTTGACGACGTatgttgacacacacaccatgcagaAATCCCCCAGAACAAAGGCAAGAATAGATGCAAGATAAAGAGAGCCGGCCACAGACACCCAGGACGAGAAGACCAACaacattgctgcttttttggACAGAGACAGTCCTGcaataaagacaaacacagaggaatTCAATTTTTCGATAAAATCTATTACATCATGTTTAGGAAATCATGCACAactgatatgcttcttacacaAAATAGAGTTACAATTGATACATCTGTGTAATCAAAAAATAAGTTAGCCTATAACTCTTTATTATTTCACCTTAATACTGCAATATTGAATTAAAGTAAATTGTACACCCAGCCATGGTTAAACAAGATGCTGAATTgcaaaaagtatttattaacagGAGGCTATCTATTTTCCTAAAAGCACACAGAACAGtgcactagggctgcacaatttattgtttgtatagaaattgcaatatggactagtgcaatatccagtTGCAGAGGGCGCATTATTTAttaatggcaaaatatgtgccaaaccattctgaattattgttgtgctgcagagacgtcccggcctacaaattgAATTCTACAGACTATGGAAAGAAATCTTTGGTACAGAAcctcgcaaaaatcacacaacaataattgtaatttctttaaatgtgtttctttcaatgtacagtacatttcaatgaaaatgagaatgatacAAAAAGGATCATTACCTtgaatattgtgaatcatattgcaattgcaaaatCAGTCAAAACAATTGCAATGAGATattttttcctcatatcgtgcagccctacactGCACTGTAATTTGCAGAAGACAATGACAGACTAACCGAGGCCCATTTGCAGAGTGTAAAATATGATGCCAAGGACACTGTTGGGTTGGTTCAGAAGGCTATCTTTGGCAGCAAAGAACTGGACCAAACCAAAACCACGTCCccatctgcaaaaaaaagaaagaggaaactgTCAGAACACACATTattgaaatgaaaattaaaaaatagccTCCACAATGGTTAAGACCTCCTGTAAAATATTGCAGATTATTTAATGAAAACAGGAAAAGTCAAAAGAGGAATGTCCATCTTTGGTCTTCTGATTATGTAAAACAGTATATGCTTTGATGCACTTTTAGGATTTTAACACGTGGCAAATAGGGAGTCAGACCTGCCTGGAAATAGGCTTTTCAGATTTTACAAGCAAGAAACCGAAATTATTCAATGGTCACTATTGACCAGCTCGAGGTCTGGGGATGGGATTCTGCAGATTAGAACTATGCAGGTATGAGGTATGCTGAGAAAACTAAACGAGGAGTACAAAAAACATTGGCCTACCTGGAAGTAAAAACTTTGGAGCAGCTCACAGACTCTCCGAGGTCACACATCGCCCTGTAATCAGGGTCTCTCTCTCGGGACAGCTCGACGTGAAGTgcatacacagacaaaaacaaacccaaaacgCAGAGAAATGTGCGCGCTTTTCTCTCCCATTTCGGCAACGCCATGTTTATTTCGGGACACGTACACTGATGACACAGCCAGATGGAGTTAAATAACTCTAACTGGTTTAAAGATGAGGAGAAACTTCGGTTTTCTTCAAAGTGGTCTAAATTGTCCTCCTTGCAAAACCGGTGACGTGTCGGATTCTCACTTTTGATTGGTCTGGGGATTTTTATCACGGCCTTTCATTGGACAGCCACGTACAGATGTTGGACCAGCCACAGTGTTTGCGGTGTACTTTGGTCTGTTTGGCCTAAGTGAAATCCGTGTATAATCAGTCCACTTCAacaagtactaataccacactgtaataTTCAGTTAGAAGTACATTGCACCatgcattaaaaatgtgttgtatgAGGGCGTCATTATACAGAAACGCCCACTTTTGGAATAATTGTCTTTAAATGTATCATGTAGTTTTTACATTCAACTTAGTTATTGATTAACCCCTTGGCTTTAGGaatcaacattaaaataatagcttaatgtattttaaatcgTTATGTACATTTAGTCAAAACAGGTGTTACCAGCAAATGGAATCTGCAGCAGGCTCATCTCAAACCACGTGTTGTTAACCATGCTAAACCCACTAAATATGTCAGTTAATTCATATGTTTCATCTTTTGTTCCCCTTCTTATAAAATAAGTCATGCAAGTGATGCTAGATAAACGCCTTGTGCAAAATTATGCAATGAGaacttttccaacattttaaaagagacaGATTTACCAAGTGCCTTCATGTACAGTTCTTTAGGAAGtagaatgtacagtacaggAAGTAATGTCAAAActtgtcagatttttttttcagaagccTAACACCATTGACATGACACCAGGTGACAAACATTTTCATACAGTATTATCTCAAATATTTagttggtgttttattttgttattttattcaCTTCATACATGTGATTTGGTGTAAACATCATGCATTTAACACGgtatttaaacttaaaaacatgCCCTTGAACCTCCATGACCATGGGGACAAGCAATTTTCTTGTATTTGGaattttatataattaattaaaacgAAATATTGTCCATTTTATAGCTTGAATAGGTATAACTATTCGAGGAATGCCATTATCAAAATAGGAAATTAAATGTGACTACAAAGTATGATTAAAGTGTTTACTTTCTTCAGAAAAGTGGGCGTTTGACTACCTTCATTTTTACTATCTGTCTATCTTTTCtagaatgttttcttttctatctatctatctgctcCAGTGTAACATACATATATTACAGCAACTATTGTTGGCCTCAGCCTACGAATTGTATCAGTAACATGCAGCAGTTGTTCTACTAGCAAACACTATTAGTGTATTATTTTCCAAGTTGTTAATTTAGTCCATCATACATTCAAAGAGGTAAGTGAAGGTAGCCTACGTTTGTCCCAATATGGCCCCtcctaaaatgtataaattcTGAAAAACGGCGTCACCACTACCCAAAAAACAGAGACCCTACTGTCTGCAGTAATGTCCCGCCTCCCCTACGTTCTCCACTTCCATTGGACGATATTGCGGACGTCGCCCCACGTTGTTGGTCCGCCACATGGCACTCAAACCCAACACGGAACTGTACGAGGATGCGACAGACCAAAACAAGAGATAGCCGTGCAACTGCGGGATTTAAAACACGATAACGTATGTTGTGGCTTGTTTACAAGGTGAGAGTCTGTTCGGTCACTTAGAAACAGCTCTATAGGTCTCCCCGTTTGATAAGATAAACCGAAAAAGACATGGGTCAACGGTTTACGTTGCTCGAAAACCTGAGCTTCAGGTAACCAACGTTAGCATACGCCCCTGCGTCAAACAGTGGTCAAGGCTGCGTCTTGGTCATGTAATTCCTTTATTGTATTCACGCTGTGATACAGAAACTAGCGGTTCCTTAAAGATATCTCCGTGTAGGTTTGTTCTCGCTCTATAAACTGACTCTAACTGTAATCCAGAGCCGTCTTTGGACGGAGAAGTACAGGTTTTTGCCACTTGACTGACAGGCCTAATGGATGAAAAGTTGCTGGACTGCGTGTTGGTTATGCCTTGTTGCACCTAACACCTCTGTTTAGTCGATATTTTgacttaaaaatgcaaaaatcatCATCTTAATTCACCATTTAGCTGTATCTGTATTGCTGACTGATTTTTGGAGAAAGAGTCCTGAAGTGGCTCCCAGGGGACCGGGGCTCTAGCAAAGAAAGGGGTCTTTTATGTGGAGTTAAACGTAGCTAGATACCAGGAAGTTGGCTTCCAAAGAAATGGAAACATTACCCGTTAGATTAACATCAGTGGCTTTCAGCTCTGGTCTTTTGGCAACAGATAATCACTGATTGTTTCATTGTAGCTGTCCAAGGATTAAATGTTGCAGGGAATGACTAGCAGTCAGCAATGTACCagtgtgctttttatttttatttttttagcaaataacaTGTTTCCCCACCCTTATCAGATAATACTGATATCTAGTTTGTAAGACTGTTGGTGTAGTTAAATGTGGTTAGGTTATAAAGTGTTTTGTGAAAGCCACTGACACTTCTTTTATGCTGCTAGCAACCATTAATTAATCTGCCCATTTCCTCAAATAATTGCTTGTTGTGTCTATAAGTGTCAGAAAATAGCAAAGCAGAGCCAAAATCTAAACATTTAACTTGCCTGTTATATTTAGTATACTATCAAAttagacaaagaaaacaaacacatttgagaagctatTGTTTCGCCATGGGAGGCAAGTTTGATTGAAAAGTGATTTAAACAATTATCTGATTATCTAAATATAACGCAGTTTAATTTTCTGTTTGAAAACCAAACAATCCACTAATGTTTCActatttctattctatttagGGCTGGATATtcattcaacagttttttttttattgacttgaCTTAGCAGAATTATAAATGATCTTATGATGAATTTATTATTAACtagaaatgaattaaataagTTATTTAATGCACAATGGTGCAACATGTCATTGCTTTGAACTTCACAATGATTATTCTTTTGCCATTCTGTGATCACTATATAGAACAGACCCTGTTTTAATTAAATCTCATTTAGGCACTTTTgattatttacagaaaaatgtCAACTGAGGAGGGAGGAGACGGAAAACATGGTCAACCTGTGGCCATGTCGCCTGAAAGAATGGCCActgaaaaaagcagagaaaaccAGAAGCAGCG
This sequence is a window from Etheostoma cragini isolate CJK2018 chromosome 21, CSU_Ecrag_1.0, whole genome shotgun sequence. Protein-coding genes within it:
- the vkorc1 gene encoding vitamin K epoxide reductase complex subunit 1, whose product is MALPKWERKARTFLCVLGLFLSVYALHVELSRERDPDYRAMCDLGESVSCSKVFTSRWGRGFGLVQFFAAKDSLLNQPNSVLGIIFYTLQMGLGLSLSKKAAMLLVFSSWVSVAGSLYLASILAFVLGDFCMVCVSTYVVNFALLFTNQKRRKAIESMKEKAG